From the Montipora capricornis isolate CH-2021 chromosome 2, ASM3666992v2, whole genome shotgun sequence genome, one window contains:
- the LOC138025200 gene encoding histamine H2 receptor-like, protein MNNNTGEIKTAANASGTFFDFSPSFQYSVAVCHILITLIAFAGNFIVCCTIIVNRSLRSNPTNTFIFSLAFSDLLTVSLVVPFDIESIILLGVWRHSEEMCEAWITMYLITVPTSILTLLAVSVDRYKSLSDPLNRFRRCRFMTRKKALIVSVVIWIYSFLFALLPIMGWRTHDKFVFQGVCYFPFTKTYTTLSSVINFILPLLITCGIYIKIYLIARSQQNIFYGDASRISKLRSTEEKKVYSRNIRAAKTISIFVVAFFSCWIPFSFISVVSNLCGSQCLKKIPQEVVVLFLMFGYLNSALNPFLFAFRNNRFKATISALMQSLKSRPVAKGSRRRSTLTQSTCHSELPDLHDSQIRLHFANAKRDSFSRNTQSTL, encoded by the coding sequence ATGAATAACAATACTGGCGAAATCAAGACCGCTGCCAACGCATCAGGAACCTTTTTTGATTTTAGTCCATCCTTCCAGTACTCTGTGGCGGTCTGTCACATCTTAATTACGCTCATAGCTTTTGCTGGAAACTTCATAGTTTGTTGCACAATAATCGTGAACAGAAGCCTTCGAAGTAATCCCACAAACACCTTTATTTTCTCCTTAGCGTTCTCGGATCTCCTCACCGTGTCCCTCGTGGTGCCTTTCGACATAGAGTCCATTATTCTCTTAGGGGTTTGGAGACACAGCGAAGAAATGTGCGAGGCCTGGATCACAATGTACCTCATCACTGTGCCCACATCGATTTTGACCCTTTTGGCCGTCAGCGTTGACCGTTACAAGAGCCTCAGTGATCCTCTCAATCGTTTTCGACGATGCAGATTTATGACCAGGAAGAAAGCCTTGATTGTTAGCGTGGTAATTTGGATTTACAGCTTTCTCTTCGCCTTACTTCCCATCATGGGCTGGCGAACGCATGATAAGTTCGTGTTTCAGGGCGTGTGCTACTTTCCTTTCACAAAGACCTATACCACACTCAGTTCTGTGATCAACTTCATACTTCCTCTTTTGATTACCTGTGGTATTTACATCAAGATTTACTTGATTGCCCGCAGCCAGCAAAATATCTTTTACGGAGACGCCTCACGAATTTCAAAACTTCGctcaactgaagaaaaaaaggtttactCAAGAAATATCCGAGCAGCTAAGACAATCTCTATATTCGTGGTGGCCTTTTTTTCCTGTTGGATACCATTCAGTTTTATCAGTGTCGTTTCCAATCTCTGTGGCTCACAGTGCCTAAAGAAAATCCCGCAAGAAGTTGTCGTCTTGTTTCTGATGTTCGGCTACCTGAATTCCGCGCTCAATCCATTCCTTTTCGCCTTTCGTAACAACAGATTTAAGGCCACCATATCGGCGCTAATGCAATCGCTGAAGTCTCGTCCTGTGGCGAAAGGTTCTCGCAGGCGTTCCACTCTTACACAGAGCACTTGTCACTCAGAACTTCCAGATCTACATGACAGCCAGATTCGTCTCCACTTCGCAAACGCAAAACGAGACAGCTTTTCAAGAAACACACAGTCTACTTTGTGA
- the LOC138037438 gene encoding uncharacterized protein, with product MHVPNQDSGQPAESKRPVGERYATVRLEPTWTSHFLREQQEADPDLKVIIGWKEAIVGGVHGLVASCHVCGSKKTWGRKRRAPLQQYVVGAPMERIAVDILGPLPETPRKNKFVLVVSDFFTKWTESYPMPNQEASTVAEKLVSEFICRVPRGFHSDQETNFESRVFAEICKLLDIKKTRTTPMHPQSDGQVERFNRTLVEMLRGKIKEDQKDWDLQLPACMMAYRGAVHESTGVSSNLLMLGRELEVPLDAITEAPPDAPPLKTDYAQAVQKRLAMYRIQKSRKAKPKVVHSDRLKPYLRPPLERWIPRGQTQLSNPREEKREASDVDSPVFVEDGQSAPVNEREGVELVETESTGGEEDDVTPGSQNAGCIGIDNCDQPDEVREPEPHADLPTSTADDSYPEDVSRQTVGLPVQVVPEAVSSVRGRPSRPRKPPSRYGTWVDG from the exons ATGCATGTCCCTAACCAGGACAGTGGGCAACCAGCGGAAAGTAAACGTCCTGTTGGTGAGCGTTATGCCACGGTCAGGTTGGAACCAACATGGACTTCCCACTTCTTGAGGGAGCAGCAGGAAGCAGATCCTGATCTTAAAGTCATCATTGGATGGAAGGAAGCCATTGTGGGAGGAG TTCATGGATTGGTCGCCAGTTGCCATGTTTGCGGATCAAAGAAAACATGGGGAAGGAAGCGTCGCGCTCCTTTACAACAGTACGTGGTAGGAGCTCCCATGGAACGCATTGCGGTTGACATTCTTGGTCCACTGCCAGAAACTCCACGAAAGAACAAGTTTGTACTGGTGGTTAGTGATTTCTTCACCAAATGGACTGAGAGCTACCCTATGCCAAACCAGGAGGCCAGTACTGTTGCTGAGAAGTTAGTGAGCGAGTTCATTTGTCGCGTACCCCGTGGATTCCATAGCGACCAAGAAACTAACTTTGAATCAAGGGTCTTTGCTGAAATTTGCAAGCTTTTAGACATCAAGAAAACTCGCACTACCCCAATGCACCCCCAATCCGATGGACAGGTGGAACGCTTCAATAGGACCctcgttgaaatgttgcgtggGAAGATTAAGGAAGATCAGAAGGACTGGGATCTTCAGTTGCCAGCTTGCATGATGGCCTACCGAGGTGCTGTTCATGAGTCAACAGGGGTTTCGTCTAATCTCTTAATGCTGGGTAGAGAACTGGAAGTTCCTTTGGATGCCATAACCGAGGCACCTCCTGATGCACCACCACTCAAGACGGACTACGCACAAGCTGTTCAAAAGAGATTGGCCA TGTACCGAATCCAGAAGAGCAGGAAGGCCAAGCCGAAGGTTGTTCATTCAGACCGATTAAAGCCTTACCTGCGACCCCCACTGGAGAGATGGATTCCAAGAGGGCAGACGCAGTTATCAAATCCGAGAGAAGAGAAAAGAGAGGCATCAGATGTTGATTCTCCAGTGTTTGTTGAAGACGGACAGTCAGCTCCGGTTAACGAGAGAGAGGGAGTTGAACTTGTCGAAACAGAATCAACGGGGGGAGAAGAGGATGATGTTACTCCTGGATCTCAGAATGCTGGTTGCATTGGGATAGATAACTGTGACCAGCCTGATGAAGTGAGGGAACCTGAACCTCACGCGGATTTGCCAACTTCTACTGCGGATGACAGTTACCCAGAGGATGTCAGCCGTCAAACGGTGGGGTTGCCTGTACAAGTTGTACCTGAAGCAGTTTCCAGTGTTCGTGGGAGACCATCCAGGCCAAGAAAGCCACCAAGTCGGTACGGAACTTGGGTGGATGGTTAA